From the genome of Palaemon carinicauda isolate YSFRI2023 chromosome 6, ASM3689809v2, whole genome shotgun sequence, one region includes:
- the LOC137642967 gene encoding uncharacterized protein: protein MIVYAPATSMNVSYHKTTPSTVNITCDTHGMYPKSLLKLYEGATKQPRSLVKEAHEEVIEAEGGFSDYLQAQMEDGVLKQQETIFECVLSIPETEYQVRRNIIYFPGYDAFEALAEWIEDWVTNRKQRVAINKEASEWTAVTSGVHYYF, encoded by the exons ATGATTGTATACG CACCAGCAACCAGTATGAACGTCTCATACCACAAGACAACTCCCTCCACCGTCAACATCACTTGCGATACTCATGGAATGTACCCGAAATCCCTGCTCAAGTTATACGAGGGCGCAACTAAACAGCCAAG GTCTCTGGTGAAAGAGGCTCACGAGGAAGTCATAGAAGCCGAGGGTGGTTTCAGCGACTACCTACAAGCACAAATGGAGGATGGTGTCTTAAAGCAACAGGAAACTATATTCGAGTGCGTCCTGTCCATCCCGGAGACTGAGTATCAGGTCCGGCGGAACATCATCTATTttcctg gataTGATGCGTTTGAAGCACTTG ctgaatggatcgaagattgggtgacaaacagaaaacagagggtTGCTATCAACAAAGAGGCATCAGAGTGgacagctgttacaagtggagtccattactatttctga